One region of Agrobacterium tumefaciens genomic DNA includes:
- the cobG gene encoding precorrin-3B synthase, whose protein sequence is MRTAPSDPVQPFGRRGTCPALSTPMLTGDGYLSRIAFEADIAPHDMIALCELAEQHGNGLIDITARGSLQFRGLTRESACDLENDVLALGLPLRDGLAVETSPLSGRDDREIADGSAIADEIRREAAALALHDNLAAKMSVIIDGGGRLRMGDLLADIRLKAVRLDHRVFWQLLVGGPESKALRAGFVEADKAADVVLLLLVHLAGKGPLARGRDLDLRTIKAICGDRLVDSESQGETPAPSSSLGLMAAGNGTFAAGITPAFAQVRASDLSRLCGLARAFDIETLRPSLNHSLLFFGSRDACDALMQTADSAGFITRAGDARSSIAVCPGTPGCASAFFPTHDLAAFASRELASMLDGSFTLHLSGCGKGCAHPAPSFLTFSGTADGLAFSFSSRACDPQDGILPFEQQRTALSRLARLYEKEHKPGENAADLLARLGKEAIVAALRQDDR, encoded by the coding sequence ATGAGGACGGCCCCTTCCGATCCGGTCCAGCCGTTTGGCCGCCGTGGCACGTGTCCGGCCTTATCGACCCCGATGCTGACCGGTGACGGCTACCTGTCGCGCATCGCATTCGAGGCGGATATTGCGCCCCATGATATGATCGCACTTTGCGAACTTGCCGAGCAGCACGGCAACGGGCTGATAGACATCACGGCACGCGGCAGCCTGCAATTTCGCGGCCTGACGCGGGAAAGCGCCTGCGACCTGGAGAATGATGTTCTGGCGCTCGGTTTGCCGCTTCGCGACGGACTGGCAGTCGAGACCTCACCTCTTTCCGGCCGGGACGATCGGGAAATCGCCGATGGCAGCGCCATTGCGGATGAGATTCGCAGAGAGGCTGCCGCGCTGGCGTTGCATGACAACCTCGCCGCAAAAATGTCCGTCATCATCGATGGGGGCGGCCGTCTCCGAATGGGAGATTTGCTTGCCGATATCCGTCTGAAGGCGGTGCGGCTCGATCATCGAGTTTTCTGGCAATTGCTTGTCGGAGGTCCGGAGAGCAAGGCGCTACGGGCGGGATTTGTTGAAGCCGACAAGGCAGCCGATGTGGTCCTGTTGCTGCTCGTCCATCTGGCGGGCAAAGGACCGCTTGCCCGTGGCCGCGATCTGGATTTGCGGACGATAAAGGCGATTTGCGGAGACCGCCTGGTAGATAGCGAGAGCCAAGGCGAGACGCCTGCGCCTTCTTCGTCCCTGGGGCTGATGGCGGCCGGTAATGGTACCTTTGCTGCCGGTATCACTCCTGCTTTCGCGCAAGTTCGTGCTTCCGATCTGTCGCGGCTCTGTGGACTGGCGCGCGCATTTGATATCGAAACATTGCGGCCGTCGCTCAATCATAGCCTGCTATTTTTCGGGTCGCGGGATGCTTGCGATGCGCTGATGCAAACTGCGGACAGTGCCGGTTTCATCACAAGGGCAGGTGATGCGCGATCTTCCATCGCTGTCTGTCCCGGCACGCCGGGGTGCGCTTCGGCTTTCTTTCCCACACATGATCTGGCGGCCTTTGCATCGCGGGAATTAGCTTCCATGCTCGATGGCTCCTTCACACTGCATCTCTCCGGCTGCGGAAAGGGTTGCGCGCATCCCGCCCCCTCGTTTTTGACCTTTTCCGGCACCGCCGATGGTCTGGCCTTTTCGTTTTCGAGCCGCGCCTGCGACCCGCAGGACGGTATTTTACCTTTCGAGCAACAGAGGACGGCGCTTTCGCGACTTGCCCGTCTTTACGAAAAAGAACATAAGCCCGGGGAAAACGCTGCCGACCTGCTTGCCCGTCTGGGTAAGGAGGCAATCGTTGCCGCGCTTCGACAGGATGACCGATGA
- the cobO gene encoding cob(I)yrinic acid a,c-diamide adenosyltransferase, protein MTRDISDSEAERHRQKMVNRKTVQDAEVAEKTIEKGLLMINTGPGKGKSTAAFGLALRMLGTGRRVGVVQFIKGAWSTGEQQALTLFGDRVEWRTMGEGFTWDTQDLKRDVAAATKAWEEAKALMADETIGLLVLDELNIALRYDYLPLEEVVETLSNRRSDLHVIVTGRNAKQPLIDAADMVTEMTLVKHHFKAGVKAQAGIEY, encoded by the coding sequence ATGACACGCGATATCAGCGACAGCGAAGCCGAACGCCACCGGCAGAAAATGGTCAACCGCAAGACGGTTCAGGATGCCGAAGTCGCGGAAAAGACCATCGAAAAAGGTCTGCTGATGATCAATACCGGCCCTGGCAAAGGCAAATCCACGGCCGCTTTCGGCCTTGCCCTGCGCATGCTCGGCACAGGGCGGCGGGTCGGCGTCGTGCAATTCATCAAGGGCGCATGGTCGACGGGTGAACAGCAGGCCCTGACTTTGTTCGGCGACAGGGTGGAATGGCGCACCATGGGCGAGGGGTTTACCTGGGACACGCAGGACCTCAAGCGCGATGTCGCAGCAGCTACAAAGGCCTGGGAGGAAGCGAAAGCACTGATGGCCGACGAGACGATCGGATTGCTGGTTCTCGACGAACTGAACATTGCGCTCCGCTATGATTACCTGCCGCTGGAAGAGGTCGTCGAAACGCTTTCCAACCGTAGATCCGATCTGCATGTCATCGTTACCGGCCGCAACGCCAAACAGCCGTTGATCGACGCTGCCGACATGGTGACGGAAATGACCCTCGTCAAACATCACTTCAAGGCAGGCGTAAAGGCGCAGGCCGGGATAGAATACTGA
- a CDS encoding DUF1636 family protein, which translates to MEANTASGVVVFVCRSCRDDTDPNAEPRPGTILAEAAIAKARDSGIDVRSVNCLANCKRGLSAVLRGADGWSYVFGGLTPNDAEDLLTGARMLAASADGLMPWRGRPDTLKRGMVARIPPFDFTEERS; encoded by the coding sequence ATGGAAGCCAACACAGCTTCTGGCGTGGTCGTTTTTGTCTGCCGAAGCTGTCGCGACGACACCGATCCCAATGCGGAGCCGCGCCCCGGCACCATCCTTGCGGAAGCTGCCATCGCAAAAGCGCGTGACTCCGGCATCGATGTTCGCTCTGTCAATTGCCTTGCCAATTGCAAACGCGGCCTCAGTGCCGTGCTGCGCGGTGCCGATGGCTGGTCCTATGTATTCGGCGGGCTGACGCCCAACGATGCGGAAGACCTGCTGACCGGCGCTCGCATGCTGGCCGCCTCCGCAGATGGCCTGATGCCCTGGCGCGGCCGCCCCGACACATTGAAGCGCGGCATGGTGGCGCGCATTCCCCCATTCGATTTTACCGAGGAGAGATCATGA
- a CDS encoding cobalt-precorrin-6A reductase: MTRSILILGGTADARILAGKLAVDSGYRILLSMAGRTLSPVEQPVPMRSGGFGGAAGLADFIRTGNFDILVDATHPYAARISANAVEAARLAKVPLVALSRPAWDRQPDDKWQRVDTIEQAVIALGVEGKRVFLGLGRQELLPFEAAPQHSYLIRSVDPVEPPLKVPDARYITARGPFALDEEIRMLEENRIGTVVSKNSGGNASYGKIEAARRLGLPVIMIERPPQLNAAILNGANVPDITTALTAIRHQLSLFEKRGE, from the coding sequence ATGACACGCTCCATACTCATCCTTGGCGGCACGGCGGATGCCCGCATTCTGGCCGGCAAGCTGGCGGTGGACTCCGGCTACCGAATCCTGCTCTCCATGGCCGGGCGTACGCTTTCGCCAGTGGAACAGCCTGTGCCGATGCGCAGTGGCGGGTTTGGCGGTGCTGCGGGTTTGGCGGATTTCATCCGCACCGGGAATTTCGATATTCTGGTCGACGCCACCCATCCCTATGCGGCGAGGATTTCCGCAAATGCCGTGGAGGCGGCAAGACTTGCCAAAGTTCCGCTTGTAGCACTTTCTCGCCCCGCCTGGGACCGCCAACCGGATGACAAATGGCAGAGGGTCGATACCATCGAACAGGCTGTTATCGCGCTCGGCGTTGAAGGCAAGCGAGTGTTTCTGGGGCTCGGCCGGCAGGAACTTCTTCCTTTCGAGGCCGCACCCCAACACAGCTATCTCATTCGCAGCGTTGATCCGGTAGAGCCGCCGCTGAAGGTGCCGGATGCTCGCTATATTACAGCGCGCGGCCCCTTTGCGCTGGATGAAGAGATCCGCATGCTGGAGGAAAACCGTATCGGCACTGTGGTTTCCAAGAACTCCGGCGGCAACGCCAGTTACGGCAAGATCGAAGCGGCGAGGCGGCTTGGCCTGCCGGTTATCATGATCGAGCGGCCGCCACAGCTGAACGCCGCAATCCTCAATGGCGCGAACGTGCCGGATATAACGACTGCGCTCACCGCCATCCGCCATCAGCTTTCTCTTTTCGAAAAACGTGGCGAATAG
- the cobW gene encoding cobalamin biosynthesis protein CobW, protein MSTLLDRVPCTIVTGFLGAGKTTLLRGLLEKLDGKRLAIIVNEFGDIGIDGDILKGCGIESCPEENIVELANGCICCTVADDFQPAIEQILSRQPKVEHILIETSGLALPKPLVQAFQWPDIKSRVTVDAVVAVVDGAALAEGQVAHDMEALAAQRANDEALDHDDPVEEVFEDQIACADLIVLTKADLLDSAGLDKAKAHILEHLPRAAKIVVASNGVIDPAVLIGLGLAVEEDIENRRTHHDGELDHEHDDFDSFVIDLPAVTDPEALAARIAKTAATENVLRIKGFVEVSTKPMRLQVQAVGSRVNHYYDRPWAAGEERRSRLVVIGEKGLNREKIEQMLAA, encoded by the coding sequence ATGAGCACCCTTCTGGACCGCGTTCCCTGCACCATCGTCACTGGCTTTCTGGGGGCTGGAAAAACCACGCTGCTGCGCGGTCTTCTCGAAAAGCTTGATGGCAAGCGGCTTGCCATCATCGTCAACGAATTCGGTGATATCGGCATCGATGGGGATATCCTCAAGGGATGCGGCATTGAGAGCTGCCCGGAGGAAAACATCGTTGAGCTGGCCAATGGCTGCATCTGCTGCACGGTGGCGGATGATTTCCAGCCGGCCATCGAACAGATTCTAAGCCGGCAGCCGAAGGTGGAGCATATTCTCATCGAGACCTCCGGCCTTGCCCTGCCCAAGCCGCTGGTGCAGGCATTTCAATGGCCGGACATCAAGAGCCGCGTGACGGTTGACGCTGTGGTGGCTGTTGTGGATGGCGCTGCCCTTGCCGAGGGTCAGGTGGCGCATGACATGGAAGCCCTTGCCGCCCAGCGCGCAAATGACGAAGCCCTCGATCACGACGATCCGGTCGAAGAGGTTTTTGAGGACCAGATCGCCTGTGCCGATCTTATCGTGCTGACCAAGGCGGATCTGCTCGATAGCGCCGGTCTGGACAAGGCGAAGGCTCATATTCTCGAGCATTTGCCGCGGGCCGCAAAGATCGTCGTCGCCTCGAATGGCGTCATCGATCCGGCCGTACTGATCGGCCTCGGTCTTGCGGTTGAAGAGGATATCGAAAACCGCCGCACCCATCACGATGGTGAACTTGACCACGAACATGACGATTTCGACAGCTTCGTCATCGACCTGCCGGCCGTGACCGATCCGGAAGCGCTGGCGGCTCGTATCGCCAAGACGGCGGCTACGGAAAATGTTCTGCGCATCAAAGGTTTCGTCGAAGTATCCACCAAGCCGATGCGCTTGCAGGTGCAGGCAGTCGGTAGCCGCGTCAACCATTATTACGACCGTCCCTGGGCGGCCGGTGAAGAGCGCCGCAGCCGCCTCGTCGTCATAGGCGAAAAGGGCCTCAACCGCGAAAAGATCGAACAGATGCTGGCCGCCTGA
- a CDS encoding precorrin-8X methylmutase: MTDHDYIRDGNAIYERSFAIIREEADLSAFTEDQADIAIRMIHACGLVEAASHFRFSPDFVVAARGALLAGKPVLCDAEMVAHGVTRARLPANNDVICTLRDPRTPELAKTIGNTRSAAALDLWAEKLDGALVAIGNAPTALFYLLEMLEKGAPRPAAIIGMPVGFVGAAESKDALEASSLGIPYAIVKGRMGGSAMTAAAVNAVARAGL, translated from the coding sequence ATGACCGACCATGACTATATTCGCGACGGCAATGCGATTTACGAGCGCTCCTTCGCCATCATTCGCGAGGAAGCGGATTTGTCCGCTTTTACCGAAGATCAGGCGGATATCGCCATTCGCATGATCCATGCCTGCGGGCTGGTGGAAGCGGCCAGCCATTTCCGTTTTTCTCCGGATTTCGTTGTCGCTGCACGTGGTGCTTTGCTGGCGGGCAAGCCCGTTCTGTGCGATGCGGAAATGGTCGCCCACGGCGTGACCCGCGCCCGCCTTCCGGCCAATAATGACGTGATCTGCACCCTTCGCGATCCGCGCACCCCTGAGCTTGCGAAAACGATTGGCAATACCCGTTCCGCCGCCGCACTCGATCTCTGGGCGGAAAAGCTGGACGGTGCTCTCGTTGCTATCGGCAACGCGCCGACAGCGCTGTTCTATCTTCTGGAGATGCTTGAAAAGGGCGCTCCACGTCCAGCTGCCATTATCGGCATGCCGGTCGGTTTTGTCGGTGCGGCGGAATCGAAGGATGCGCTGGAGGCTAGTTCGCTAGGCATTCCCTATGCCATCGTCAAGGGACGTATGGGTGGATCGGCCATGACGGCCGCTGCCGTCAACGCCGTTGCGAGGGCAGGTCTGTGA
- a CDS encoding precorrin-2 C(20)-methyltransferase encodes MSAALFENSRGKLVGVGTGPGDPELLTLKAVRAIENADVLAFFCKKGSSGNGRGIVEAFIRPGTLEMPLAYPVTVESDKNGEDYRGAIAAFFDQSAMDIAAHLDAGRNVAVLSEGDPLFYGSYMHLHLRLAPSYEAEVVAGITAMSGCWSMAGLPLVQGDDILSVLPGTLAEDVLTERLSGTDGAVIMKVGRNLPKIRRALEKAGKLNEALYVERGTMANSHAVPLIERDASPAPYFSLVLVPGWKTRPAGGEAP; translated from the coding sequence GTGAGCGCGGCTCTTTTCGAAAATTCCAGGGGTAAACTCGTGGGCGTCGGCACCGGCCCCGGCGATCCAGAGCTTCTGACGCTGAAAGCCGTGCGCGCCATCGAAAATGCCGATGTCCTCGCCTTCTTCTGCAAGAAAGGCAGCAGCGGCAATGGTCGCGGTATCGTTGAGGCCTTCATTCGTCCGGGCACACTGGAAATGCCGCTGGCCTATCCGGTAACCGTCGAGAGCGACAAAAACGGCGAGGATTATCGCGGTGCGATCGCCGCATTTTTCGATCAGTCGGCCATGGATATTGCTGCCCATCTCGATGCCGGGCGCAATGTCGCCGTGCTGTCGGAAGGCGATCCGCTGTTTTACGGTTCCTATATGCATCTTCATCTGCGGCTTGCGCCTTCCTATGAGGCGGAGGTCGTTGCCGGCATTACCGCCATGTCCGGCTGCTGGTCGATGGCCGGTCTACCGCTGGTGCAGGGTGACGATATCTTGAGCGTGCTTCCCGGCACGCTGGCCGAAGATGTTCTGACAGAGCGTCTGTCCGGCACGGATGGCGCCGTGATCATGAAGGTCGGGCGCAACCTGCCGAAAATCCGCCGGGCGCTGGAAAAGGCCGGCAAGCTTAATGAAGCGCTGTATGTCGAGCGCGGCACCATGGCGAACAGCCATGCGGTGCCGCTGATTGAGCGGGACGCATCACCCGCCCCCTATTTTTCTCTGGTTCTGGTACCTGGCTGGAAAACCAGACCCGCTGGCGGTGAAGCGCCATGA
- the cobN gene encoding cobaltochelatase subunit CobN, whose translation MHILATTSSSLDDLIEPVDLNQPRSDVVMLSFSASDLAGLEQAWRQAEGALPSLSAANLSELRHPMSVDLWIEKTAEHARVILIRILGGAERWRYGVDQLSTMARRRGIKLMLLPGECSERDEKLEAASTVDRRTLASVLAFFREGGRENMDRLAIGLAALVSGGAWPDIEAQPLPKAGFYRPGKGVVDQAEACAGFPAGAAVLPILFYRSMLLAADAAPVDALFNALSQRGFAPLPIFVSGLKDGEAIRFLETVLPELQPAAIVAATAFASQMDDSGKTLFDRLGVPVFQVVMATTRRDGWAENARGLNPSDLAMHVVLPELDGRILAGAISFKQVRTDGGISLINVPEADRVEQVANRIAAFLQLKQSTPQERRIVILMPDYPGAAPGRTGYAVGLDVPQSVLEMLRDLAAAGYVVSDIPETARALLDCVEQQEAAVGLSDYRDFLLGLPEGVAASVDGTWGSAEQDDALADGAFRFRVARFGQIFVALAPDRGRNEDRRVDYHDPALPPRHALVAFGAWMQRVAGAHAIVHVGAHGTLEWLPGKTVALSRDCFPEIVTGSLPVVYPFIVSNPGEAAVAKRRIAAVTIGHVPPVLVDAGLSPEQLALEQLVDEYAQADGLDRRRRDRLAKLIVEKALETGLAADAGVGAKDDADAALSRIDAFLCDLKDFAIKDGQHVFGCSPEGETDLLRLESAAAEKTALLAALDGRHIVPGPSGAPARGRLDVLPTGRNLYAADPRTMPTPTAFELGRMAGEEVLRHHLQSHGDWPKHLVFDLWGSASLRNGGEDVAQALHLMGARPIHDLATGRVTGIEVLPPASIGRPRVDVTFRISGLFRDMFPALIALLDAAAKAVARRDEAPGDNPLAEEAVALGHIPARIFGSAPGTYGAGTEEKLASGKWEEREELGQAYLDAASHAFGGADGLEIFEDAGFVELVRRADLLVHTGDDPGRDLLDGSSDVAFIGGFTAAKALLGGVADIVALDTTDPARPRARSISQALTRVVRARAVNPRFIAGQMRHGPRGVAEFAETVDRLIGFAETTHAVSSSLIEALYDAYFGNEDVRDFILRENPKAAEVMATRFLSARRRGLWHSRRNAVDAELEMLILPRSERVGA comes from the coding sequence ATGCACATTCTCGCCACCACATCTTCGTCTCTGGACGACCTGATCGAGCCGGTTGATCTCAACCAGCCGCGATCGGATGTGGTGATGCTGTCTTTTTCGGCAAGCGATCTTGCCGGGCTGGAACAGGCATGGCGGCAGGCAGAGGGCGCGCTTCCGTCCTTGTCTGCCGCCAACCTCTCCGAGCTTCGGCATCCGATGTCGGTCGATCTGTGGATTGAAAAGACGGCCGAACATGCCCGTGTCATCCTTATCCGGATTCTCGGCGGCGCGGAACGCTGGCGCTATGGCGTCGATCAGCTCAGCACGATGGCGCGGCGACGTGGCATAAAACTTATGCTCCTGCCGGGTGAATGCAGTGAGAGAGACGAAAAGCTCGAAGCAGCCTCGACTGTTGATCGCCGGACGTTGGCGTCCGTCCTCGCCTTCTTCCGCGAGGGTGGGCGGGAAAATATGGACCGGCTTGCCATTGGTCTTGCTGCCCTTGTAAGTGGTGGCGCATGGCCAGATATCGAGGCTCAACCGCTGCCGAAAGCCGGCTTTTATCGGCCGGGTAAAGGCGTCGTGGATCAGGCGGAAGCCTGCGCCGGTTTTCCCGCCGGCGCAGCTGTGCTTCCCATTCTCTTTTACCGCTCCATGCTTCTTGCGGCCGATGCGGCGCCCGTGGATGCGCTTTTTAACGCGCTCTCTCAGCGCGGTTTTGCGCCATTGCCGATTTTCGTCAGCGGCCTCAAGGATGGGGAGGCGATCCGCTTTCTCGAAACCGTACTGCCCGAACTCCAGCCCGCCGCCATCGTTGCCGCCACGGCTTTTGCCAGTCAGATGGACGACAGCGGTAAAACCCTGTTTGATCGCCTCGGCGTGCCGGTGTTTCAGGTGGTTATGGCGACGACGCGACGGGACGGCTGGGCGGAAAATGCGCGCGGTCTCAACCCTTCCGATCTTGCCATGCATGTGGTTCTGCCGGAACTCGATGGCCGGATTCTTGCTGGCGCAATCTCATTCAAGCAGGTGCGGACTGATGGCGGTATCAGCCTCATCAATGTACCGGAGGCTGATCGCGTCGAACAGGTGGCAAACCGAATCGCTGCCTTTCTGCAATTAAAACAGTCCACGCCACAGGAACGGCGGATCGTCATTCTGATGCCGGATTATCCCGGTGCTGCGCCGGGGCGCACGGGTTATGCCGTTGGTCTCGATGTGCCGCAAAGCGTGCTTGAAATGCTGCGCGATCTGGCCGCGGCAGGATATGTGGTTTCGGATATTCCCGAAACGGCGCGGGCTTTGCTGGATTGTGTCGAGCAGCAGGAAGCGGCTGTTGGACTTTCAGACTATCGTGATTTTCTTTTGGGTTTGCCTGAAGGGGTTGCCGCCTCCGTGGATGGCACGTGGGGTTCGGCCGAACAGGACGACGCACTAGCCGACGGCGCATTCCGTTTTCGCGTCGCCCGTTTCGGCCAGATATTCGTGGCCCTGGCACCGGATCGTGGGCGAAATGAGGATCGGCGGGTGGATTACCATGATCCTGCCCTGCCGCCACGTCATGCGTTGGTCGCTTTCGGCGCCTGGATGCAGCGTGTCGCAGGGGCGCATGCCATTGTGCATGTCGGTGCGCATGGCACACTGGAATGGCTGCCCGGCAAGACAGTTGCGCTTTCCCGCGATTGTTTTCCTGAAATCGTCACCGGGTCTTTGCCGGTGGTCTATCCGTTCATCGTTTCCAATCCGGGCGAAGCGGCGGTTGCCAAACGGCGGATCGCTGCCGTCACGATCGGCCATGTTCCGCCTGTGCTGGTAGATGCCGGGCTTTCGCCGGAACAATTGGCTCTGGAACAGCTCGTCGACGAATATGCGCAGGCGGACGGGCTTGACCGCCGCCGCCGTGACCGGCTGGCGAAACTGATCGTAGAGAAGGCACTGGAAACCGGTCTTGCGGCGGATGCCGGTGTCGGTGCAAAGGACGATGCCGATGCGGCGCTGTCGCGCATCGACGCCTTCCTCTGCGACCTGAAGGACTTCGCCATCAAGGATGGCCAGCATGTTTTTGGCTGCAGCCCCGAAGGCGAGACCGATCTTCTGAGGCTTGAAAGTGCTGCGGCGGAAAAAACGGCGCTGCTTGCCGCGCTCGATGGCCGCCATATTGTCCCCGGTCCTTCCGGCGCACCCGCGCGCGGGCGTCTCGATGTCCTGCCGACGGGCCGCAATCTTTATGCTGCCGATCCGCGCACCATGCCGACGCCGACGGCTTTCGAGCTGGGCCGCATGGCGGGCGAAGAAGTGCTTCGGCACCATCTGCAATCCCATGGCGACTGGCCGAAACATCTGGTTTTTGATCTCTGGGGCAGCGCCAGCCTGCGCAATGGCGGCGAGGATGTGGCGCAGGCGCTGCATCTGATGGGGGCGAGACCGATCCATGACCTGGCGACGGGTCGCGTCACAGGCATCGAGGTTCTGCCGCCGGCCAGTATCGGGCGGCCGCGTGTCGACGTCACATTCCGGATTTCCGGCCTGTTCCGCGACATGTTTCCGGCGTTGATCGCTCTTCTAGACGCCGCCGCCAAGGCCGTCGCGCGGCGGGATGAAGCGCCGGGCGACAATCCGCTGGCGGAAGAGGCGGTGGCACTCGGGCATATACCGGCACGCATCTTCGGCTCCGCACCCGGCACCTATGGTGCGGGCACTGAGGAGAAACTCGCCAGCGGAAAATGGGAAGAACGTGAGGAACTAGGGCAAGCCTATCTGGATGCGGCAAGCCATGCCTTTGGCGGTGCGGATGGGCTTGAGATTTTCGAGGATGCCGGTTTTGTCGAGCTGGTGCGCCGTGCCGACCTTCTCGTTCACACCGGTGACGATCCGGGCCGGGATCTTCTCGACGGCTCGTCAGATGTCGCCTTCATCGGTGGCTTTACCGCCGCAAAAGCACTCCTTGGCGGCGTTGCCGATATCGTGGCGCTGGATACGACCGATCCCGCGCGTCCGCGCGCGCGATCCATTTCGCAGGCGCTGACGCGCGTTGTTCGGGCCCGCGCCGTCAATCCGCGCTTTATCGCCGGCCAGATGCGGCACGGCCCGCGCGGGGTGGCGGAATTTGCCGAGACGGTTGACCGGCTGATCGGTTTTGCGGAAACCACCCATGCGGTATCTTCCTCGCTGATCGAGGCGCTTTACGACGCCTATTTCGGCAATGAGGATGTTCGCGATTTCATCCTGCGGGAAAATCCGAAAGCGGCGGAGGTCATGGCGACGCGCTTTTTATCTGCCCGTCGTCGCGGGTTGTGGCACAGCCGCCGCAATGCGGTGGATGCGGAACTTGAAATGCTGATCCTGCCCCGTTCTGAAAGGGTCGGCGCATGA
- a CDS encoding precorrin-3B C(17)-methyltransferase, with protein sequence MTGRLVVVGLGPGSSAQVTPEALAAVEASEDFFGYIPYLDRLSLRPDQRRHASDNREEISRAEQALRLAAGGGKVCVVSGGDPGVFAMAAAVCEAIEHGPREWREIDFSVVPGVTAMLAVAARAGAPLGHDFCAISLSDNLKPWGIIEKRLIAAAEAGFVMAFYNPVSKARPHQLGTAFDLLRGHLPGSVPVIFGRAAGRADERIRVVPLSEASSDMADMATCIIVGSVETRLIERSDKDPLVYSPRFSKRES encoded by the coding sequence ATGACCGGCAGGCTGGTCGTTGTCGGCCTTGGCCCTGGCAGTTCTGCGCAGGTGACACCGGAGGCGCTCGCCGCCGTTGAGGCGTCGGAGGATTTCTTCGGTTACATTCCCTATCTCGATCGGCTGTCGCTCAGACCCGACCAACGTCGCCATGCCTCTGACAATCGCGAGGAAATCTCCCGTGCCGAACAGGCTCTGCGGCTTGCAGCCGGGGGCGGCAAGGTCTGCGTGGTTTCGGGCGGCGATCCCGGCGTTTTTGCCATGGCGGCGGCTGTTTGCGAGGCGATTGAACATGGCCCGCGCGAGTGGCGCGAAATAGACTTCTCGGTCGTGCCGGGCGTGACGGCCATGCTTGCGGTTGCTGCACGAGCCGGCGCGCCGCTCGGGCATGATTTCTGCGCCATCTCGCTGTCGGACAATTTGAAGCCCTGGGGCATTATTGAAAAGCGGCTGATCGCGGCTGCGGAAGCCGGATTCGTGATGGCTTTCTATAATCCCGTCAGCAAGGCGCGCCCGCACCAGCTTGGCACCGCCTTCGATCTTTTGCGCGGACATTTGCCCGGCTCGGTGCCGGTGATCTTCGGCCGTGCGGCAGGCCGTGCGGATGAGCGCATCCGGGTCGTGCCTTTGTCGGAAGCATCGAGCGACATGGCGGATATGGCCACTTGCATCATCGTCGGTTCGGTGGAAACGCGTTTGATTGAACGTTCCGATAAAGACCCGCTGGTCTATTCGCCACGTTTTTCGAAAAGAGAAAGCTGA